In Paenibacillus sonchi, a single genomic region encodes these proteins:
- a CDS encoding polysaccharide deacetylase family protein, with product MKKVGKTTAILLLSALLLSACSNGGSSGNTAAEATVQPAASAAQAAPEPSAQAAASPEASSAPEAEPSAAPAAAGAAGAASSSAPQPAGDNSAVSGEQPVGGTPAAEVPLLYHMNKNYDIVPNAEGTNKKVVLLTFDDGPKEADMINSLIDTLDKHHAKAIFFVNGYRVKEHPELLKLIKDRGGIIGNHSWDHIVLKDKPYAEVKKQIEDVQKIVKEVTGEAPHFFRPPHGAGGDVGKKIAAENGLLYMTWSVGSLDWEMKEKDTNKTAKLITNVTDQLHSGSNILMHELPWTVEALDTLLTTLEGKGYSFADPRSIELKMR from the coding sequence ATGAAAAAAGTGGGTAAAACAACAGCAATACTGCTGCTGTCCGCTCTTTTGCTGTCAGCCTGCAGCAATGGCGGCAGCAGCGGGAATACAGCCGCTGAAGCCACGGTGCAGCCTGCAGCGTCTGCTGCGCAGGCAGCTCCGGAGCCATCGGCCCAGGCCGCCGCAAGTCCGGAAGCAAGCTCAGCCCCTGAAGCGGAGCCATCAGCTGCACCGGCCGCAGCGGGCGCAGCGGGTGCCGCCTCAAGCTCAGCACCGCAGCCGGCGGGAGACAACAGCGCGGTGTCCGGTGAGCAGCCAGTTGGCGGTACCCCCGCCGCAGAAGTTCCCCTGCTTTACCACATGAACAAAAATTACGACATTGTACCCAATGCGGAAGGCACTAACAAAAAGGTCGTCCTGCTCACCTTCGATGATGGACCCAAGGAAGCGGATATGATCAATTCACTGATCGATACACTCGATAAGCATCATGCCAAGGCGATTTTCTTCGTAAACGGCTACCGGGTGAAGGAACACCCTGAGCTGCTGAAGCTCATCAAAGACCGCGGCGGCATTATCGGTAATCACAGCTGGGATCATATCGTACTGAAGGACAAGCCATACGCTGAAGTGAAGAAGCAAATTGAGGATGTGCAGAAAATTGTCAAGGAAGTCACCGGTGAAGCTCCGCACTTCTTCCGTCCGCCCCATGGCGCAGGCGGAGATGTAGGCAAGAAGATTGCTGCCGAGAACGGCCTGCTCTATATGACCTGGTCGGTCGGCTCTCTGGACTGGGAAATGAAGGAGAAGGACACCAACAAAACAGCAAAGCTGATCACCAACGTCACGGATCAGCTTCATTCAGGCAGCAACATCCTGATGCATGAGCTTCCGTGGACCGTAGAAGCCCTGGATACGCTGCTGACCACTCTGGAAGGCAAGGGCTACAGCTTTGCCGATCCCCGAAGCATCGAACTGAAAATGCGCTAA
- a CDS encoding IS4 family transposase — protein MDNIPKMTVIRQCLSLLPTLSPTCVPLDYGVKKLRTLALLQLSVTAHLLRWESYREYAWQLDASPDLQELLGLPSISASQVSRRMNQLPTALLEHLFYALTHLIKNLSRPASSGLLQRVGRLLLVDASCLKLPAFLSDWARVTRDRCGVKIHVSYAVTSPEHTFVQHMVPSTGNVSDYEGSDLLLHEEEVTYVLDRGYVCYERMDRWIEGGLNFVMRIADHHQANVLHEHPVPEGSRILRDATVQMGSGYTAMEQRVRLVEFTDEKGRLYRIVTTQWEASAEDIAEIYKHRWLIELFFKWLKQHLRLVRLQSTQPQGIWNHLYLSLIAHALTLYIRYTQAPEKTEWEVLKRLRIHAAKEHTWEEFIQELNRRPTRTSKGRRKTGAKRRTPTLDHPVAYTKAVNEKRIVDRKQKKAGIEQNKNNK, from the coding sequence ATGGATAACATACCTAAAATGACCGTCATTCGTCAATGCCTTTCTTTATTGCCTACCTTGTCCCCCACTTGCGTCCCTTTGGACTATGGGGTAAAAAAGCTGCGTACCCTCGCACTATTGCAGCTTTCGGTAACCGCTCATCTTTTGCGCTGGGAATCCTACCGCGAGTATGCGTGGCAGCTCGACGCTTCCCCTGATCTGCAGGAACTCCTAGGGCTTCCAAGCATTAGTGCTTCACAGGTCAGCCGGCGGATGAATCAGTTGCCTACGGCCTTGCTGGAACATCTGTTTTATGCCCTAACCCATCTTATCAAAAACCTGTCCCGTCCTGCCTCGAGCGGGCTGCTTCAGCGAGTCGGGCGGTTACTTCTTGTGGATGCCAGTTGCTTGAAACTTCCTGCCTTTTTGTCTGACTGGGCCCGGGTGACGCGGGACCGCTGCGGCGTTAAAATTCATGTCTCGTACGCGGTGACTTCCCCGGAACATACCTTCGTTCAGCACATGGTGCCTTCCACGGGGAATGTGAGTGACTACGAAGGATCGGATCTGTTGCTGCACGAGGAAGAGGTCACCTATGTCCTGGATCGCGGGTACGTATGCTACGAGCGGATGGACCGCTGGATTGAAGGTGGGCTGAATTTTGTGATGCGCATCGCCGACCACCATCAAGCCAATGTGCTCCACGAGCACCCCGTTCCGGAAGGAAGCCGCATCCTGCGGGACGCCACCGTCCAAATGGGGAGCGGATATACGGCGATGGAGCAACGCGTTCGTCTCGTCGAATTTACGGATGAAAAGGGACGATTGTACCGAATTGTGACCACGCAATGGGAGGCCTCCGCCGAAGATATCGCAGAGATATACAAGCACCGGTGGCTGATCGAACTCTTTTTTAAGTGGCTGAAGCAGCATCTGCGGTTGGTTCGCTTGCAAAGTACCCAGCCGCAGGGAATCTGGAATCATTTGTACCTCTCTCTGATTGCCCATGCGCTGACACTGTACATTCGTTACACGCAAGCGCCGGAGAAAACAGAATGGGAAGTCCTCAAACGATTACGAATTCATGCGGCCAAAGAGCACACGTGGGAAGAATTCATCCAGGAGCTCAATCGAAGGCCGACCCGAACGTCCAAAGGACGAAGAAAGACCGGGGCGAAGCGCAGAACACCGACACTCGACCATCCAGTAGCCTACACCAAAGCAGTCAACGAAAAACGGATCGTGGATCGGAAGCAGAAAAAAGCGGGTATCGAGCAGAACAAGAACAACAAATAA
- a CDS encoding CPBP family intramembrane glutamic endopeptidase codes for MKKFKFGDIKIKKADPQQLTDKLLILNLYITQGLTLFIGLIWILLQKRNPIHILNFPDNAQFVYWALGLAAIMLVVDFLLTHIVPEDSMDDGGINELLFGKRPLWHILVIAAIVSVCEELLFRGAVQHTFGPYWTSILFAVIHVRYLRHWIPTGWVFLSSYGLGYIYIHSGTLWAPILCHFIIDVFSGLVIRYRRAS; via the coding sequence ATGAAAAAATTCAAATTTGGCGATATCAAGATCAAAAAAGCTGATCCCCAGCAGTTAACTGACAAGCTCCTTATACTTAATCTGTATATAACGCAGGGTCTTACTTTATTTATCGGCTTGATATGGATATTATTGCAGAAAAGAAATCCCATTCACATATTAAATTTTCCGGACAACGCACAATTTGTGTATTGGGCCCTTGGGCTCGCTGCAATTATGCTGGTTGTGGACTTCCTGCTGACACATATTGTTCCTGAAGACAGCATGGATGACGGAGGGATTAACGAGCTGTTATTCGGCAAAAGGCCATTGTGGCATATTCTTGTCATTGCTGCCATCGTGTCCGTCTGCGAGGAGCTGTTGTTCCGGGGAGCAGTTCAACATACATTTGGACCTTATTGGACCAGCATATTGTTTGCCGTGATCCATGTCCGATATCTGCGCCACTGGATTCCAACGGGGTGGGTGTTCCTCAGCAGCTACGGCCTGGGTTACATTTACATCCATTCAGGAACGCTTTGGGCACCGATTCTGTGCCATTTTATTATTGATGTGTTTTCGGGTCTAGTGATCCGTTACCGGAGGGCGTCATGA